In the genome of Rhodamnia argentea isolate NSW1041297 chromosome 3, ASM2092103v1, whole genome shotgun sequence, one region contains:
- the LOC115726926 gene encoding DNA oxidative demethylase ALKBH2-like, whose product MNSLRLKLKAKSGPEPSTSKPFEFDPCESAKKGKSFDLGHGSEVFHVPRFLPADRSWAWFDYINKHIPWSRPTLRIFGRHLVQPRDSCYIAADGLPAISYNGHTPRAYSWDDFPPLKDILDTVHKALPGSRFNSLVLNRYDGNNDYVSWHSDDEVLYGLTPEIASVTFGCEREFLLRKKPSKMSPASNDEPKSKRLRKSHDPDQHSFVLKHGSLLVMRGYTQRDWLHSVPKRAKPMSIRINLTFRRVLP is encoded by the exons ATGAACAGCTTGAGACTGAAGCTGAAGGCGAAGTCCGGCCCCGAGCCATCAACTTCGAAGCCTTTCGAGTTTGACCCGTGCGAGAGCgcgaagaaaggaaaaagcttCGATCTTGGACATGGAAGCGAGGTCTTTCACGTGCCTCGCTTCTTACCAGCGGACCGGTCGTGGGCATGGTTCGATTACATCAACAAGCACATTCCTTGGTCCAGACCCACTCTGCGCATCTTCGGTCGCCATCTCGTCCAG CCCAGAGATTCGTGTTATATTGCGGCCGATGGATTGCCGGCGATTAGTTATAACGGACACACACCTCGTGCTTATTCTTGGGATGATTTTCCTCCGCTCAAGGACATCTTGGATACA GTCCATAAAGCTCTTCCTGGAAGTAGATTCAATAGCTTGGTCCTAAACCGCTATGATGGTAACAATGACTATGTGTCTTGGCATTCCGATGACGAGGTGCTTTATGGACTGACCCCAGAAATTGCCTCAGTTACCTTTGGATGCGAACGAGAATTCTTGCTAAGGAAAAAACCTAGTAAAATGTCTCCAG CATCTAATGATGAGCCTAAGAGCAAGCGACTAAGGAAGAGCCATGATCCCGATCAGCACTCTTTCGTCCTAAAACATGGTTCGCTGCTTGTAATGAGAGGCTACACTCAGCGGGATTGGCTTCACTCAGTGCCAAAGCGAGCAAAACCGATGTCTATTCGAATCAATCTCACCTTCAGGCGTGTCCTGCCATAG